The Fusobacterium varium DNA window GAGCTATAAAAGCTGGAATAAAAGAGTTAAAAGATGACAGTAAAAAAACATCAAAAGTAACTACTACAGAAACAAAGGAAGCTAAAATTCAAAAGGAAGAAAAGATGTATGTTATTCCTCTTGGAGGATTAGAAGAAGTTGGAAAGAATATGACAGTAGTTCAATATAGAGATGAGATAATTATTATTGACTCTGGAGTAACTTTTCCAGACGAAAACTTATTGGGAATAGATTTAGTAATTCCAGATTTTACATTTTTAGAAAATAATAAAGATAAAGTTAAAGGATTATTTATAACACATGGACATGAAGATCATATAGGATCTATTCCATATCTTTATCAAAAAATAGATAAAACAGTTCCAATGTATGGAGGAAAACTAACTCTTGCATTGGCAAAATCTAAATTTGAAAATCCTGGATTTTCAAAGGAACTTCCTAAGATGAAAGAGGTTAAGGGAAGAAGTAAAGTAAAAGTTGGAAAATATTTTACAGTTGAATTTATAAAGGTGACACACTCTATAACAGATGCTTATGCCTTAGTGATAACAACTCCTGCTGGAGTAGTATTCCATACTGGAGATTTTAAAATTGACTTAACTCCAGTAGATGGAGAGGGAGTAGACTTTGCTAGACTTTCTCAAATAGGAGAACAGGGAGTAGATCTAATGCTATCAGATTCAACTAACTCTGAAGTAGAAGGATTTACACCATCAGAAAGAAGTGTAGGAGAAGCATTTAAACAGGAATTTTCCAAGGCTAAGGGAAGAATTATAGTTGCAGCTTTTGCATCTCATGTTCATAGATTACAACAGATTATAAATACTGCTGAAGAGTATGGAAGAAGAATAGCTATTGATGGAAGAAGCTTAGTAAAAGTATTTGAAATAGCATCAAATTTAGGATATTTAAGAATACCTGAGGGAATGATGGTATCTTTAGCTGAAGTAGATAGTCTAAGAGATAATAAAGTAGTAATTCTTTGTACAGGAACTCAAGGAGAGCCAATGGCAGCTCTTTCGAGAATAGCTAAGAATATGCACAAACATATAAAGATAAAAGAAGGAGATACTGTAATAATTTCAGCAACTCCTATTCCAGGGAATGAAAAAGCAGTTTCAAATAATATAAATAATCTGTTAAAATATGATGCAGAGGTTGTATTTAAGAAAATAGCTGGAATTCATGTATCAGGACATGGAAGTAAAGATGAACAAAAACTTATGTTAAATTTGATTAGACCAAAATATTTTATGCCAGTTCATGGAGAACATAAGATGTTAAAGGCACATAAAGATACTGCTATAGAAACTGGAGTACCTAAAAATAATATTATAATTGCACAAAATGGTAGCAAGGTTGAAGTAACAAAATCAGCAGTAAAAATTAAAGGAAAAGTAAATGCAGGATCTACACTTGTTGATGGATTAGGTGTTGGAGATATAGGAAATATTGTTCTTAAAGATAGACAACAACTTTCACAAGATGGAGTTGTAGTAATAGTATTTACTTTAGATAAGGAAACAGGAAAAATTATAGTTGGTCCAGATATTGTTACAAGAGGATTTGTTTATTCAAAAGAGTCAGATGATATAATAAAAGAAGCTATTGAAACAATTAAACAAAAACTAGATAGCATGGATGGAAATGCTATGAAAGATTGGACAATGTTAAAAAATAATACTAGAGATATAGCATCAAAATATTTTTATAATAAAACAAAGAGAAACCCAGTAGTACTACCAATAATAATGGAAGTTTAATTTTAGAAAAAGATTTTAGTAGTAATTAAAAAAGAAAAAGGAGAAAGAATATGTCATTAACAAGCAAACAAAGATCATTTTTAAGAAAACAAGCACATGATTTAGAACCATTAGTAAGAATTGGAAAAGATGGAGTAACAGAAAATCTAATTCAAAGTATACTTGAAGCTATAAACTCAAGAGAGATTTTAAAAGTAAAAATTCTTCAAAACTGTGAAAAAGAGAAAGAAGAGATATTAGAAGAGTTATCAGCTAGAGATGAATTTGAAGTTGTTGGATTAATAGGAAGAACAATTATTTTATATAGAGAAAATATAGATAAACCAGTGATCTCTTTAGAAGTAAAAGGAATAAGATAATTTTTTGGAGGGAAAAGATGAATCCCGGAATTATATTGAATAATAGAGTTTTAGATGTTGTGTTTATAGCATGGTTTATAGCTCAATTTTATAAAGTGTTAACAAGTATCTTTAAAAAGGGAAAGCTTGATATAACAAGAATGTGGGATACTGGCGGAATGCCAAGTTCCCATAGTTCTACTGTATCTTGTTTAGTAACAAGTATAGCTATAAAATATGGAATCAGCAGTGACCTTTTTGCTATAACAATTATTTTTGCTGGAATAGTAATGTATGATGCTGCTGGAATTAGAAGAGCAGCAGGAAAACAAGCTGGAGTCATAAATTCACTTATAGAAAAAATACCATTATTTATTGGAAAAGCACAGTATAACAAGCATTTTAGTAAAGAGAAGGAAGCTAAATTAAAAGAACTTTTAGGGCACACACCATTTGAAGTGTTAGTAGGATGTATTTTAGGAATAATTATTGGATTGCTCTTTAGAAGGTATCTACAGGGGTAAGGATGGAATATGGAGAATTTAAAAAAAGCAAATGTAGAAGAACTTGAAAAAAAAGCTGAAGAGATAAGAAAAACTTTAATAGAAACTGTAAGTAAAAATGGAGGACATTTAGCTCCTAACTTAGGAGTTGTAGAACTTACTCTATGTTTACATAAAGTTTTTGATTTTACAAAGGATAAATTACTTTTTGATGTAGGACACCAAGCATATGTGCATAAAATTTTAACAGATAGAGGGGAGAGATTCTCAACTTTAAGACAGAGACATGGAATTGGACCATTTATGGATCCTAAAGAGAGTTCATACGATCCATATATCTCAGGACATGCTGGGACAGCTTTATCAGCTGGAGCAGGAATAGCTATGGCTGATCCAAATAGAAAAGTAATAGTTGTAGTAGGGGATGCTTCTATTTCTAATGGACATTCACTTGAAGCCTTAAATAATATGAGTGGAAAGCTAAAAAATTTGATTATTATATTAAATGATAATGAGATGTCTATAGGAAAAAATGTAGGCTCTCTTTCTAAATTTTTTGGAAAATTAATGGTAAGTGAAAAATATATGAATCTTAGAGATGATGTAAAAAATATCATCAGTAAATTAAGAATAATTAATAGAGTTTCTTCAACATTGGAAAGAGTTGAATTTTCTGTAAAAAATTTCTTTTTACCTTTAAGTATATTAGAAAGTTTTGGATTAAAATTTTTAGGAGTATTAGATGGACATAATATAAATGAATTAGTAGAAACTTTTGAAAAGGTTAAAGAGATGGAGGGACCGATCTTTATTCACATAAAAACTCAAAAGGGAAAAGGTTATTCCTTTGCAGAGAAGGATAAAGAGAAGTTTCATGGAATAGCTCCATTTAATATGGAAACAGGAGCAACAACTTCTAAAGTGAAAACATACTCTAGTATCTTTGGTGAAGAGATGGTTAAGCTTGGAGAAGAGGACGAAAGTATCTATACAATCTCTGCTGGAATGGTAAAAGGTACAGGATTAGGAGACTTTTTCAAGAAATTTGAAAATAGAGCTATAGATGTAGGAATAGCAGAGGGACATGCAGTAACTTTTGCTGGTGGATTGGCATCAATGGGGAAAAAGCCATATGTAGCTATCTACTCTACTTTTATACAAAGAGGCTTTAGTCAACTTATCCACGATATCTCTATTCAAAAATTACCAGTAAGATTTATAGTAGATAGAGCTGGAATTGTAGGAGAAGATGGAAAAACTCACAATGGGCTTTATGATGTTTCAATGTTTACAACAATACCGAATTATACAGTGATAGCACCTACAACTTCACAAGAGTTAGTAGACGCTCTAGAGATATCTAAAGACTTTAATTCAGGACCATTAGTTATAAGAATACCTAGAGAGAATGAGTTTTTTATTGAAAATGATGAAAAATTCCAAATAGGAAAATGGAAAGAGATAAAAAAAGGAAAGAAAAATCTTTTTATAGCAACAGGAAGTATGCTAAAAGAGATTTTAAATATAGATGAAGAGTTAAAAGAAAGAGGAATTGATGGAACAATAGTTAGTGCTGGTTCTATTAAGCCTTTTGATGAAAAATATTTGATAGATAATTTAGAAAAATATGATAATATATTTGTATTGGAAGAAGCTTATGAAGTTAATTCTTTTGGAAGTAGTATATTAGATTTTGTAAATAGTAATGGAATTGATAAAAAAATATATAAGATAGGGATTGCAACACCTATAATTCCACACGGAAAAAGAGACGAGCTTTTAAAAGAATTTGGTTTAAGAGGAGAAAATTTAATTAAAAGAATTGAGGAAAAAATAGATGCAGTTAAAAAATAAAAAAGCATTAGCTTTTATTGAAAATCTTTTAGATTTAGAAATGGTAAAAGATTTGGAGCTTTTTGATGATCAGGGAGTAAAAGTATCTACTCATACATATGATGTTTTAAAGATCTCAATAGATGAATTAAAAAGAGATTATAGAAGTTTTACAGAGGCAAAACAGAGAGTAGATTTCTTTGCAATGACTATTGGAATAATTATTCATGATTTGAGTAAAGGAAGTATAAGAAAGACAGAAGAGAAATTTTCACACTCTCAAATGATGTTAAAAAAGCCAGAATATATAACTAAAGAGGCTGATAGAGTTTTAAAAGAGATAGAGGAAAAATTAGATGTTGAAATAAATGATGCTATTAGAAAAAATATAATTCATATAGTTTTATCACACCATGGAAAATGGGGAAAAATTCAACCTAATAGTAAAGAGGCTCATATAGTTCATAGAGCTGATATGTATTCAGCTAAGTATCATAGAATAAATCCTATTGGAGCAGATAAAATATTGGAGCTTATGGCTCAAGGAATGCAATTGGAAGAGATAAGTGTAAAATTAAATTGTACTCAAGGGGTTATAAAAGATAGGCTAAAAAGAGCTAAACAAGAATTAAATTTTAAAAATACAAAGCAGTTAATAAATTATTATAAGAAAAATAAAAAAATTCCAATAGGAGATAACTTTTTTATTCAAAGAGTTAGAGAGACAGAAAAATTAAAAAGAATGGTAGATAGAAAAGGATTTAAAAATATTATGCTGGAAAATCCTTTAATTCCATATTTTAGAGATGATGAGATTTTTAAGAAAAAAGAATTAGAGAAAACAGAACCTAATGGGAAAAAATAGAGGTGGAAAATGAGAGAGAGATTGGACATTCTCTTGGTAAAAAGAGGCTTCTTTGAAAATAAAGAAAAAGCACAAAGAGCAATAATGGCAGGATTAGTAATTGTTGATGAGAAGAAAATAGATAAAAGTGGAACTCTTATTAAAATAGACAAAGAACCTGTAATTAGAATAAAAGGAGAGATGTCAAAATATGTGAGCAGAGGGGGATTAAAACTTGAGAAAGCTCTGAAAGTGTTTGAGCTAGATTTTCAAGATAAAATCATTCTTGATGTAGGAGCATCTACAGGTGGTTTTACAGATTGTTCACTGCAAAATGGAGCATCTTTTGTTTATGCAGTTGATGTTGGTACTAATCAGTTAGATTGGAAATTGAGAAATGATAGTAGAGTAAAATCATTAGAAAATGTTCATATAAAAGATTTAACAGAGGAAGATTTAGATAATAAGAAAGTAGATTATATAGTAATGGATGTTTCATTTATATCTATTACTAAAGTTATAGAACATCTAGTAAAGTTTTGCCATGAAAGTACTAAATTAATGGCTCTTATAAAACCTCAATTTGAAACAGATAAGGAATTTATAGCAAAGGGTGGAATTGTTAAGGATACTGAGCAACATATTGAGGCGATAAAAAAAGTGATAGTA harbors:
- a CDS encoding ribonuclease J yields the protein MIRKIKDTETQKKKERSNVTGIKEVKAIKEKIRAIKAGIKELKDDSKKTSKVTTTETKEAKIQKEEKMYVIPLGGLEEVGKNMTVVQYRDEIIIIDSGVTFPDENLLGIDLVIPDFTFLENNKDKVKGLFITHGHEDHIGSIPYLYQKIDKTVPMYGGKLTLALAKSKFENPGFSKELPKMKEVKGRSKVKVGKYFTVEFIKVTHSITDAYALVITTPAGVVFHTGDFKIDLTPVDGEGVDFARLSQIGEQGVDLMLSDSTNSEVEGFTPSERSVGEAFKQEFSKAKGRIIVAAFASHVHRLQQIINTAEEYGRRIAIDGRSLVKVFEIASNLGYLRIPEGMMVSLAEVDSLRDNKVVILCTGTQGEPMAALSRIAKNMHKHIKIKEGDTVIISATPIPGNEKAVSNNINNLLKYDAEVVFKKIAGIHVSGHGSKDEQKLMLNLIRPKYFMPVHGEHKMLKAHKDTAIETGVPKNNIIIAQNGSKVEVTKSAVKIKGKVNAGSTLVDGLGVGDIGNIVLKDRQQLSQDGVVVIVFTLDKETGKIIVGPDIVTRGFVYSKESDDIIKEAIETIKQKLDSMDGNAMKDWTMLKNNTRDIASKYFYNKTKRNPVVLPIIMEV
- the yhbY gene encoding ribosome assembly RNA-binding protein YhbY, producing MSLTSKQRSFLRKQAHDLEPLVRIGKDGVTENLIQSILEAINSREILKVKILQNCEKEKEEILEELSARDEFEVVGLIGRTIILYRENIDKPVISLEVKGIR
- a CDS encoding divergent PAP2 family protein produces the protein MNPGIILNNRVLDVVFIAWFIAQFYKVLTSIFKKGKLDITRMWDTGGMPSSHSSTVSCLVTSIAIKYGISSDLFAITIIFAGIVMYDAAGIRRAAGKQAGVINSLIEKIPLFIGKAQYNKHFSKEKEAKLKELLGHTPFEVLVGCILGIIIGLLFRRYLQG
- a CDS encoding 1-deoxy-D-xylulose-5-phosphate synthase, with the translated sequence MENLKKANVEELEKKAEEIRKTLIETVSKNGGHLAPNLGVVELTLCLHKVFDFTKDKLLFDVGHQAYVHKILTDRGERFSTLRQRHGIGPFMDPKESSYDPYISGHAGTALSAGAGIAMADPNRKVIVVVGDASISNGHSLEALNNMSGKLKNLIIILNDNEMSIGKNVGSLSKFFGKLMVSEKYMNLRDDVKNIISKLRIINRVSSTLERVEFSVKNFFLPLSILESFGLKFLGVLDGHNINELVETFEKVKEMEGPIFIHIKTQKGKGYSFAEKDKEKFHGIAPFNMETGATTSKVKTYSSIFGEEMVKLGEEDESIYTISAGMVKGTGLGDFFKKFENRAIDVGIAEGHAVTFAGGLASMGKKPYVAIYSTFIQRGFSQLIHDISIQKLPVRFIVDRAGIVGEDGKTHNGLYDVSMFTTIPNYTVIAPTTSQELVDALEISKDFNSGPLVIRIPRENEFFIENDEKFQIGKWKEIKKGKKNLFIATGSMLKEILNIDEELKERGIDGTIVSAGSIKPFDEKYLIDNLEKYDNIFVLEEAYEVNSFGSSILDFVNSNGIDKKIYKIGIATPIIPHGKRDELLKEFGLRGENLIKRIEEKIDAVKK
- a CDS encoding HD domain-containing protein, with protein sequence MQLKNKKALAFIENLLDLEMVKDLELFDDQGVKVSTHTYDVLKISIDELKRDYRSFTEAKQRVDFFAMTIGIIIHDLSKGSIRKTEEKFSHSQMMLKKPEYITKEADRVLKEIEEKLDVEINDAIRKNIIHIVLSHHGKWGKIQPNSKEAHIVHRADMYSAKYHRINPIGADKILELMAQGMQLEEISVKLNCTQGVIKDRLKRAKQELNFKNTKQLINYYKKNKKIPIGDNFFIQRVRETEKLKRMVDRKGFKNIMLENPLIPYFRDDEIFKKKELEKTEPNGKK
- a CDS encoding TlyA family RNA methyltransferase, with the protein product MRERLDILLVKRGFFENKEKAQRAIMAGLVIVDEKKIDKSGTLIKIDKEPVIRIKGEMSKYVSRGGLKLEKALKVFELDFQDKIILDVGASTGGFTDCSLQNGASFVYAVDVGTNQLDWKLRNDSRVKSLENVHIKDLTEEDLDNKKVDYIVMDVSFISITKVIEHLVKFCHESTKLMALIKPQFETDKEFIAKGGIVKDTEQHIEAIKKVIVSGEEVGFYIENLDFSPITGTKGNVEYISLFSLNRENKRDIDIESVVNSGKNLGGAV